The following coding sequences lie in one Paenibacillus durus ATCC 35681 genomic window:
- the hemE gene encoding uroporphyrinogen decarboxylase has protein sequence MTYNDTFIRACRKQETEHIPVWYMRQAGRYDPEYRKIKEKYSLLEISRQPELAAEITMMPVRKLGVDAAILYSDIMNPVASIGVEFDIVQNIGPVIERPIRSSADVERLKPVDVEGDLGHILETIAILDKELKVPLITFAGAPFTIASYLIEGRPSKSYIRTKELMYTQPKVWEMLMDKLGDMVIAYLRAHVRSGGKAFQLFDSWVGALSPQDFEVFVLPTVSRIFAELSDLDVPKIYFPGVSSGELLSTLTGLQADVIGLDWRVPLDEGRRRTGGNFAIQGNLDPYILTAPMKLIKDRAKALIDEGIREPGYVFNLGHGLFPEASLDKLRELTEYVHSYSKEALALKEAARLRS, from the coding sequence ATGACCTATAACGATACTTTTATCCGCGCCTGCAGAAAGCAGGAGACGGAGCATATTCCCGTATGGTACATGCGGCAGGCCGGCCGCTACGATCCCGAATACCGGAAGATCAAAGAGAAGTACTCACTGCTGGAAATCAGCAGGCAGCCTGAATTGGCGGCGGAAATTACGATGATGCCGGTGCGTAAACTGGGCGTCGATGCGGCCATTCTTTACTCCGACATCATGAATCCGGTGGCCTCCATCGGGGTGGAGTTCGACATTGTGCAAAATATCGGGCCCGTCATCGAGCGTCCAATTCGCAGCAGCGCAGACGTAGAGCGGCTGAAGCCGGTGGATGTGGAAGGCGACCTCGGCCATATTTTGGAAACGATCGCAATATTGGATAAAGAGCTGAAGGTGCCGCTGATTACCTTCGCCGGCGCGCCCTTCACGATTGCCAGCTATCTGATCGAAGGCCGTCCGTCCAAGAGCTATATTCGCACCAAAGAGCTGATGTACACGCAGCCCAAAGTCTGGGAAATGCTGATGGACAAGCTCGGAGACATGGTTATCGCTTACCTAAGGGCGCATGTCCGCAGCGGAGGCAAGGCGTTTCAACTGTTCGACAGCTGGGTGGGAGCCTTGTCGCCGCAGGATTTTGAAGTATTCGTTCTGCCGACCGTCTCCCGTATTTTTGCCGAATTATCTGATTTAGATGTGCCCAAAATCTATTTTCCCGGAGTGAGCTCCGGCGAATTGCTGTCCACCCTTACGGGACTTCAAGCGGATGTGATTGGTCTGGACTGGCGGGTGCCGCTGGACGAAGGCCGGCGCAGAACCGGCGGGAATTTCGCGATCCAGGGAAATCTTGATCCATATATTCTGACCGCGCCGATGAAGCTTATCAAAGATCGCGCCAAAGCGCTGATTGATGAAGGCATTCGCGAGCCCGGCTATGTGTTCAACCTGGGACACGGACTGTTCCCCGAAGCATCGCTCGACAAGCTGCGTGAATTGACGGAGTACGTCCACAGCTATTCCAAGGAAGCGCTGGCGCTCAAAGAAGCAGCTAGGCTGCGCTCCTGA
- the racE gene encoding glutamate racemase: protein MQQAIAILDSGVGGLTVAKEVMRQLPREKIIYFGDTARSPYGPRSSEEVTLFTEQIVDYLIQFNPKMIVIACNTATAAALDYISAKVEIPVIGVIHPGARAAISATKTGRVGVIGTVGTIGSGAYTAALKQLSPYVEVVSQACPALAPLVEQGMFRTEECDLAVRDSLNGIKHEPIDTLILGCTHYPFLVEPIGRAMGPGVKLISSADETAREISTILYDKGKLASGDDSPVHQFFCSGDAGIFQRIAMDWLGEQIRRTPVVWQVSSLEPADV from the coding sequence GTGCAGCAAGCTATCGCTATACTAGACTCGGGCGTAGGCGGATTGACGGTTGCCAAGGAAGTAATGAGGCAGCTGCCGAGGGAGAAAATCATTTATTTCGGAGACACCGCCCGCTCCCCGTACGGACCCCGTTCGTCCGAGGAAGTAACACTTTTTACCGAGCAAATTGTCGATTATCTTATTCAATTCAATCCTAAAATGATCGTGATCGCTTGCAACACGGCGACTGCTGCCGCGCTCGATTATATATCGGCGAAAGTGGAGATTCCGGTCATCGGCGTTATTCATCCCGGCGCCCGCGCCGCCATCAGCGCGACAAAGACCGGACGGGTAGGCGTAATCGGTACCGTCGGAACGATCGGCAGCGGAGCTTACACGGCAGCGCTGAAACAGCTGTCCCCGTATGTTGAGGTCGTCAGCCAGGCATGTCCGGCGCTTGCCCCGCTGGTCGAACAGGGGATGTTCCGTACGGAGGAATGCGACCTTGCGGTGCGTGATTCGCTGAACGGGATTAAGCATGAACCGATTGATACCCTTATCCTCGGGTGTACGCATTACCCGTTTCTCGTAGAGCCGATCGGCCGGGCAATGGGGCCCGGAGTCAAGCTGATCAGTTCTGCGGACGAGACGGCGCGCGAGATCAGCACCATTTTGTACGACAAGGGAAAGCTGGCGAGTGGAGACGACAGTCCGGTGCATCAGTTCTTCTGCAGCGGAGATGCCGGCATATTTCAGAGGATCGCCATGGACTGGCTTGGAGAGCAGATCAGACGCACGCCGGTGGTCTGGCAGGTGTCATCGCTTGAACCTGCGGACGTCTGA
- a CDS encoding YtxH domain-containing protein: protein MKKNTKSLLWGIVAGGAVGSVTALLLAPKSGKELRKDISDGAAATVDKAQELVHQTSDKTVEWYSKAKDSVEQVIQEVTDWSKQFTKAEDEATVITAQEIEPAPDGSGPGDEIGSSAADDTGEKA from the coding sequence ATGAAGAAGAACACGAAAAGCTTGCTGTGGGGAATAGTTGCCGGGGGCGCCGTCGGTTCGGTGACCGCTCTGCTGCTGGCGCCCAAATCCGGAAAAGAGCTGCGCAAGGATATCTCGGACGGCGCTGCGGCAACAGTGGATAAAGCCCAGGAACTTGTTCATCAGACCTCAGACAAGACCGTGGAATGGTACAGCAAAGCCAAGGACTCGGTGGAGCAGGTGATTCAAGAGGTAACGGACTGGAGCAAACAGTTCACTAAGGCAGAGGATGAAGCCACGGTCATTACTGCCCAGGAGATTGAACCGGCGCCGGACGGCTCCGGCCCCGGGGATGAAATTGGCTCATCAGCCGCGGATGACACCGGGGAAAAGGCGTGA
- a CDS encoding DUF1450 domain-containing protein has translation MANDIRICDKCNHMSIKSVLPKLRKMAPDAEIKIGCKSYCGPCGKRAFVYINGRYVSAPTEDEVLKKVEPFIKQPAVKK, from the coding sequence ATGGCTAACGATATACGCATTTGCGATAAATGCAATCATATGAGCATCAAGAGCGTTCTGCCGAAGCTCCGCAAAATGGCGCCTGACGCCGAGATCAAAATCGGCTGCAAGTCCTACTGCGGCCCATGCGGCAAGCGCGCTTTCGTCTACATTAACGGCCGCTATGTCAGTGCTCCGACCGAGGACGAGGTTTTGAAGAAAGTGGAGCCTTTCATTAAGCAGCCCGCAGTAAAGAAGTAG
- a CDS encoding class I SAM-dependent RNA methyltransferase, which produces MSKLQLIATAPMGLEAVVARELNELGYETATENGRVLFSGDFIDICRCNLWLRTSDRVLINMGRFPAKTFDELFEGVKALPWQDWIPEHGEFPVEGRSHKSQLTSVPAAQGIVKKAVVDKLKQYYRTDWFPENGPRYVIEVTLLNDIALITLDTTGPALHKRGYRKLVTEAPLKETMAAALLKLSRWNGSRPLYDPCCGSGTFLIEAAMMAWNIAPGLRRSFPSEHWPAIPPEAWQTAREEAFDAVRDDDPLQLTGSDIDPKAIDIAQAAAKSAGLSGEITFSVLPASKAQPEGEYGCIITNPPYGERLSDKEEAEKLIRQFGVMMAHLPTWSFFSLSPAKQFEHYFGRKADKRRKLYNGRIECQYYQYLGPLPPRTPKKETGAQ; this is translated from the coding sequence TTGAGCAAATTGCAGCTGATTGCCACCGCCCCCATGGGACTGGAGGCCGTCGTCGCACGCGAATTAAACGAATTGGGTTATGAAACGGCTACCGAGAACGGCCGCGTTCTCTTCAGCGGGGATTTTATCGATATTTGCCGCTGCAATCTGTGGCTGCGCACCTCGGATCGGGTCCTGATCAATATGGGGCGATTTCCGGCTAAAACCTTTGACGAGCTGTTCGAAGGCGTCAAGGCGCTGCCGTGGCAGGATTGGATTCCCGAGCATGGCGAATTCCCCGTCGAGGGACGCTCGCATAAGTCGCAGCTTACCAGCGTCCCGGCCGCACAGGGCATTGTCAAAAAAGCGGTTGTCGATAAGCTGAAGCAATATTACCGCACCGACTGGTTCCCCGAGAATGGTCCGCGATACGTTATTGAGGTTACGCTGCTCAATGATATCGCGCTAATTACGCTGGACACAACCGGTCCTGCGCTGCATAAGCGGGGCTACCGCAAGCTGGTTACGGAAGCGCCCCTCAAAGAGACCATGGCCGCCGCGCTATTAAAGCTCAGCCGCTGGAACGGCAGCCGCCCTTTGTACGACCCGTGCTGCGGCTCGGGCACGTTTCTGATCGAGGCGGCCATGATGGCCTGGAATATCGCTCCGGGGCTCCGGCGCTCTTTCCCGTCCGAGCATTGGCCGGCGATCCCGCCGGAAGCGTGGCAGACCGCCCGCGAAGAAGCGTTCGACGCCGTCCGCGACGACGATCCGCTGCAGCTAACCGGCAGCGACATCGACCCGAAGGCGATCGATATCGCGCAGGCCGCCGCCAAGAGCGCGGGCCTGTCCGGTGAGATCACCTTCTCCGTCCTGCCCGCTTCCAAAGCGCAGCCGGAAGGCGAATACGGCTGCATCATCACCAATCCCCCTTACGGGGAGCGGCTGAGCGACAAGGAGGAGGCGGAGAAGCTGATCCGCCAGTTCGGGGTTATGATGGCTCATCTTCCGACCTGGTCCTTCTTCTCCCTTAGTCCGGCCAAGCAGTTCGAGCATTATTTCGGCAGAAAGGCGGACAAGCGGCGCAAGCTGTACAATGGACGGATCGAGTGCCAGTATTATCAGTACCTGGGTCCTCTGCCGCCAAGAACGCCGAAGAAGGAGACCGGTGCGCAGTAG
- a CDS encoding aldo/keto reductase, protein MRQLSDTILLNNGVAMPCFGLGTYKAEGNEVENAVTAALELGYRSIDTASLYGNEHEVGRAIRASGLHREELFVTTKVWNDDQGYDRALAAFEKSREALGLEVIDLYLIHWPGLNKYKETWRALERLYEEGSVRAIGVSNFQIHHLESLMNDSNIVPVVNQVELHPRLRQRPLHDFCLLNNIQIEAWAPLMKGQLQDNGTLTSIARLHGKSVSQVILRWELQHDIVIIPKSVTPSRIKENSEIFDFELSQEEMDAIDTLDTGERIGRHPDDLMF, encoded by the coding sequence ATGAGACAACTATCGGATACCATTTTGCTGAATAACGGAGTTGCCATGCCGTGCTTCGGGCTGGGAACGTATAAAGCCGAGGGCAATGAGGTGGAAAATGCGGTGACGGCGGCGCTTGAGCTGGGCTACCGGAGCATCGATACGGCGTCCCTGTACGGGAATGAACATGAAGTGGGACGGGCCATTCGGGCCAGCGGTCTGCATAGGGAAGAGCTGTTCGTCACGACGAAGGTATGGAATGACGATCAGGGCTATGACCGGGCGTTGGCCGCTTTTGAGAAGAGCCGCGAGGCGCTGGGTCTTGAAGTGATCGACTTGTACCTGATTCATTGGCCGGGACTGAACAAATACAAGGAGACGTGGCGTGCGCTGGAGCGTCTGTACGAGGAAGGCAGCGTCCGCGCAATCGGCGTCAGCAATTTCCAGATTCACCATCTGGAGTCGCTGATGAATGACAGCAACATCGTTCCGGTAGTGAACCAGGTAGAACTGCATCCCCGTCTAAGACAGCGGCCGCTGCATGACTTCTGCTTGCTGAACAATATCCAGATCGAAGCCTGGGCGCCGCTTATGAAGGGGCAGCTGCAGGATAACGGAACGCTGACCTCCATTGCGCGCTTGCACGGCAAATCGGTCTCCCAGGTCATTCTTCGCTGGGAATTACAGCATGACATCGTCATTATTCCGAAATCCGTAACGCCTTCCCGTATTAAGGAGAACAGCGAAATCTTCGATTTCGAGTTATCCCAGGAGGAAATGGACGCTATCGATACGCTGGATACCGGGGAACGCATCGGCAGGCATCCGGACGATTTGATGTTCTAA
- a CDS encoding MFS transporter translates to MKKWKTWETWQINLYVLWFGQFLVNAGMTMITPFLSLYLAKDLGVRGDAVGIWAGIIFSANFMTSFLFQPLWGSLSDKYGRKIMLLRSGFGMAIVITMMGFAQTPWQLLLLRLLNGTISGFNPASISLVSGTTPKHRMGFAMGLMQSGSVAGTILGPLIGGLLADWIGFRPIFYVIGLLLSIATLLAMFLVKENFNREEAAHKPQVSTLEGLKDLIKVPQLPALFAVTFLIQFAMLSPMALLPIYVERLHGTAVNIAFWAGVVSAVTGVSNMIASPVLGKLSDKVGAHRILTYALIGAALFVIPQAFVGSVWQLIFVRFLMGVFMGGLLPSVNALIRSYTPDGKESRAFGFNSSTLALGNMLGSLIGGFLAGYIGIEGIFIVSGAMLLINTVWVRIMLYKAAPIRLFR, encoded by the coding sequence TTGAAAAAGTGGAAAACTTGGGAGACCTGGCAGATCAATCTCTATGTGCTTTGGTTTGGACAATTTCTGGTGAATGCCGGGATGACGATGATCACCCCGTTTCTGTCGCTCTATCTGGCCAAGGACCTTGGCGTTCGCGGGGATGCCGTCGGGATATGGGCCGGTATTATTTTTTCCGCCAATTTTATGACTTCGTTTCTGTTTCAGCCGCTGTGGGGCTCGCTTTCCGATAAATACGGCCGTAAAATCATGCTGCTGCGATCCGGCTTTGGCATGGCAATCGTCATCACGATGATGGGCTTTGCGCAGACGCCCTGGCAGCTGCTCCTTCTCCGGCTGCTCAACGGCACCATCTCCGGATTCAATCCTGCTTCCATCTCACTCGTCTCGGGGACGACGCCGAAGCACCGGATGGGATTCGCCATGGGCCTCATGCAGTCCGGCTCCGTAGCCGGAACGATTCTCGGACCGCTGATCGGCGGACTGCTTGCGGACTGGATCGGATTCCGTCCGATCTTTTACGTGATTGGCCTGCTGCTGTCCATCGCCACGCTGCTCGCCATGTTCCTGGTTAAAGAGAATTTCAACCGCGAGGAAGCCGCCCACAAGCCGCAGGTATCCACTTTGGAAGGATTAAAAGATCTTATCAAGGTTCCGCAGCTTCCGGCGCTGTTCGCCGTCACGTTCCTGATTCAGTTCGCCATGCTAAGCCCGATGGCCTTGCTGCCCATATATGTCGAGAGGCTGCACGGGACCGCTGTCAATATCGCGTTCTGGGCAGGAGTGGTCAGCGCAGTAACCGGGGTCTCGAACATGATCGCCTCGCCGGTACTCGGCAAACTCAGCGATAAGGTCGGCGCTCACCGGATTCTGACCTACGCTCTGATCGGCGCTGCCCTGTTTGTTATTCCGCAGGCGTTCGTCGGCAGCGTCTGGCAGCTCATATTCGTCCGCTTTCTGATGGGCGTCTTCATGGGCGGACTTCTTCCGAGCGTAAACGCCCTGATCCGTTCTTATACACCCGACGGCAAGGAGAGCCGAGCCTTCGGCTTCAACAGCAGCACGCTGGCCCTCGGCAATATGCTGGGATCGCTGATCGGCGGCTTTCTGGCGGGTTATATTGGCATCGAAGGCATATTCATCGTCTCCGGCGCTATGCTGCTGATCAATACGGTATGGGTCCGAATCATGCTGTACAAGGCTGCCCCGATCAGGCTGTTTCGTTAA
- a CDS encoding M14 family metallopeptidase yields the protein MLQYIVRKGDTVRRIAAAHGLTPGHVIQGNPWAAEQPYLFPGQVLFLPTVQRRRYIAQGGERIREVAALYGVSLEGLEQLNPGISPDGFCPSGKTLVIPVSEPAAVVRLRGEYGPSELAADIGLLTNKYPFISADMIGFSVLGKPLHLLRIGSGRCRLHVNAALHANEWLTSPCLLAFLEQYAEAYEKGRKWNGHSPEDWFYNWTVWAVPMANPDGVELVQEGAGPWHPYRRELTEWNGGRRSFRHWKANIRGVDLGDQFPAFWEEERLRRGMSGPAPRDYGGPSPLSEPEAAALASLCEEEPADIAVSLHSQGQEIYWNYRGYEPPESQEIAERMALAGGYRAVALTESDAGFKDWFIMKFRKPGFTVELGLGRNPLPLEDFEDLTLETGQILAAILSH from the coding sequence ATGCTTCAATATATTGTCCGCAAGGGAGATACCGTGAGACGGATAGCCGCGGCGCATGGACTTACTCCAGGGCATGTAATACAGGGGAATCCCTGGGCGGCCGAGCAGCCGTACCTTTTTCCGGGGCAGGTGCTGTTCCTGCCTACCGTCCAGCGCAGGCGATATATTGCCCAGGGAGGGGAACGCATAAGGGAGGTGGCGGCACTGTACGGCGTCAGCCTGGAAGGGCTGGAACAGCTTAATCCCGGTATATCTCCGGACGGGTTCTGCCCGTCTGGAAAAACCTTGGTGATCCCGGTGTCCGAGCCGGCGGCGGTTGTGCGCCTGCGTGGCGAGTACGGGCCTTCGGAACTTGCGGCGGATATCGGCCTTCTGACCAATAAATATCCTTTTATCTCAGCAGATATGATAGGCTTCAGTGTCCTTGGAAAACCGCTGCATTTGCTGCGGATCGGCAGCGGGCGCTGCAGACTGCATGTGAATGCGGCGCTGCATGCCAATGAGTGGCTGACCTCGCCCTGTCTTCTAGCCTTTCTGGAGCAGTATGCCGAGGCTTATGAGAAAGGCCGGAAATGGAACGGTCACAGCCCGGAAGACTGGTTCTACAACTGGACGGTCTGGGCCGTCCCGATGGCGAACCCCGACGGCGTAGAGCTCGTGCAGGAAGGAGCCGGTCCATGGCATCCTTACAGGCGGGAGCTTACGGAATGGAACGGTGGACGACGCAGCTTCCGCCACTGGAAAGCCAATATCCGGGGCGTGGACCTTGGGGACCAATTCCCGGCCTTTTGGGAAGAAGAGCGGTTGCGCCGGGGCATGAGCGGGCCTGCTCCCAGGGATTATGGCGGCCCGTCGCCGCTCAGCGAGCCGGAGGCTGCTGCACTGGCTTCGCTGTGCGAGGAGGAGCCAGCGGATATAGCAGTGTCGCTGCACAGTCAAGGCCAGGAGATCTACTGGAACTATCGCGGATATGAGCCGCCGGAGAGCCAGGAAATCGCGGAACGCATGGCGCTGGCCGGCGGCTACCGAGCGGTTGCTTTGACGGAAAGTGACGCGGGATTTAAGGACTGGTTCATTATGAAATTCAGAAAACCGGGGTTCACCGTGGAACTGGGTCTGGGCAGAAATCCGCTCCCGCTTGAGGATTTTGAAGATCTGACGCTGGAAACGGGGCAGATATTGGCTGCTATTCTATCCCATTGA
- a CDS encoding O-methyltransferase has product MLNQEQYFNQEMYSEQLYTEDELLLSVKEAIRVSGMPEVSIAPGYGRLLSMLVSLSRASSVLEIGALGGYSGICLARGLASGGTLTSLELKPEYAEMARRHLEQAGFGGIVEYRTGPALDSLALLAEEGRTFDFFFIDADKENYPNYLEYAIRLAKPGAVIAGDNIFLRGRTLNTDKNGPAVQAMRRFNEMIAGDNRLTSTLLPAYDGLALAIVK; this is encoded by the coding sequence ATGCTTAATCAGGAGCAGTACTTTAATCAAGAGATGTACAGTGAGCAGTTATATACGGAAGATGAACTTCTGCTGTCGGTAAAAGAGGCCATCCGCGTGAGTGGCATGCCCGAAGTGTCGATTGCGCCGGGTTACGGAAGGCTGCTGAGCATGCTCGTTTCGCTTTCCCGCGCATCCAGCGTGCTGGAGATCGGAGCGCTCGGCGGATACAGCGGCATTTGCCTGGCCAGGGGACTGGCTTCCGGAGGAACATTAACCTCTCTGGAGCTAAAGCCGGAGTATGCCGAGATGGCGCGCCGCCATCTGGAACAAGCCGGATTCGGCGGCATTGTCGAATACCGGACAGGCCCCGCGCTGGACAGTCTTGCCCTGCTGGCGGAGGAAGGGAGAACGTTCGATTTCTTTTTTATCGATGCCGACAAGGAGAACTATCCGAACTATCTGGAATACGCCATACGGCTGGCGAAGCCGGGAGCGGTCATCGCGGGCGATAATATCTTCCTGCGCGGACGCACCCTGAATACGGACAAGAACGGGCCTGCCGTGCAGGCGATGCGCCGTTTCAACGAGATGATTGCAGGTGACAACCGGCTAACCAGCACGCTGCTGCCCGCGTATGACGGACTCGCTCTTGCAATTGTGAAATAA
- a CDS encoding DUF86 domain-containing protein codes for MYYVNREQIEHILGQIPDIADGLRMAAASWDGGKIWGLVQERCLHLSIEIVTDVGSCLIDGFIMRDAGSYEDIVTVIYEESVFRDKEMYDRLIELVSMRGSLVQEYYAWERGRLHPLTAVLPELLTCFAAEVRSYLNQELGTALPVS; via the coding sequence ATGTACTATGTAAACCGCGAGCAAATTGAACACATTTTAGGACAAATTCCCGATATTGCGGACGGGCTGCGAATGGCGGCGGCTTCCTGGGACGGGGGGAAGATCTGGGGGCTGGTGCAGGAACGCTGCCTTCATCTCTCGATCGAGATCGTCACCGATGTCGGCAGCTGTCTTATTGACGGTTTTATTATGCGCGATGCCGGCAGCTACGAGGATATCGTCACCGTCATTTATGAGGAGTCGGTATTTCGCGATAAAGAGATGTATGACCGGCTTATCGAGCTGGTGTCGATGCGGGGCTCTCTTGTACAGGAATATTACGCCTGGGAGCGGGGGCGGCTGCATCCGCTGACGGCCGTCCTTCCGGAGCTGCTGACCTGCTTTGCCGCCGAAGTCAGAAGCTATCTGAATCAGGAACTGGGCACCGCCCTGCCGGTGAGCTAA
- a CDS encoding helix-turn-helix transcriptional regulator, with the protein MKRGQENGSTRHIIMTLLKMRGPLTIGALAEELGITEMGVRRHVLQLEREGLARNKIVRQAMGRPMHMYSLTERAEDYFPKNYHNLTLELLRELEHTSGTEAVNVLFEGRRRRLLAQYSPMMERRDLEERVAELSAIQNSGGYMAEWDREEDGSFVLREYNCPIRQVAIQYRKACECENNLFEELLNARVSRSDCMAEGGQCCRYSIKPMHLS; encoded by the coding sequence ATGAAGAGAGGGCAGGAGAACGGTTCGACCAGACACATCATTATGACGCTTCTAAAAATGAGAGGACCGTTGACTATCGGAGCACTGGCCGAGGAACTCGGCATTACGGAAATGGGAGTAAGGCGCCATGTGCTGCAGCTTGAGCGGGAAGGCCTGGCCAGAAACAAGATTGTGCGGCAGGCGATGGGCCGGCCTATGCATATGTATTCGCTGACGGAAAGAGCCGAAGACTATTTTCCCAAAAATTATCACAACCTTACGCTGGAGCTGCTTCGCGAATTGGAACACACCAGCGGGACCGAGGCCGTGAACGTCCTGTTCGAGGGGCGGAGGCGCAGGCTGCTCGCGCAGTACAGCCCCATGATGGAGCGGAGAGACCTCGAAGAGAGAGTGGCGGAACTGTCCGCCATCCAGAATTCCGGCGGCTACATGGCGGAATGGGACCGGGAAGAGGACGGATCTTTCGTGCTCCGGGAGTACAACTGCCCCATCCGCCAGGTTGCCATCCAGTACCGCAAGGCCTGCGAGTGTGAGAACAATCTGTTCGAGGAATTGCTGAATGCGAGAGTTTCGCGCAGTGACTGCATGGCCGAGGGCGGGCAGTGCTGCAGATACTCGATTAAACCGATGCACCTTTCGTAA
- a CDS encoding HesB/IscA family protein, translating to MKVKITRNAAKVIKQQMDLEENKDLKLRVLITHSHGDHAHYGLDLDTPKENDEVIPTDKDIDVILEKGQPLLDGVKVDYLYFPQEGFVITNPSQGNHGDH from the coding sequence ATGAAAGTCAAAATTACCCGCAACGCGGCTAAAGTTATAAAGCAACAAATGGATCTGGAAGAAAATAAGGATCTGAAGCTGCGCGTTCTGATTACCCATTCGCATGGCGACCACGCCCACTACGGTCTTGATTTGGACACGCCCAAGGAGAACGACGAGGTCATTCCGACGGATAAGGACATCGACGTTATTCTGGAGAAGGGGCAGCCGCTCCTTGACGGCGTAAAGGTCGACTATCTGTATTTTCCGCAAGAAGGTTTTGTTATTACGAACCCGTCCCAAGGCAACCACGGAGACCACTAA
- the hemH gene encoding ferrochelatase has translation MTTQIGVLVMSYGTPESLEDVESYYTHIRRGNPPSAEQLKELKDRYEAIACGIFPLRENTDRQVQALQDALGRDNKDKDIEYICFQGLKHARPFIEDGVERMAESGIRQAIGIVLAPHYSVMSVGGYIKRAQEKAESCGIQMAFVESYHLHPKLIEALSRRVSAKLDQYEEAGANREDVRVLFSAHSLPERILSMGDPYRDQLLETSKAVAEQTGVTSWQFTWQSAGRTAEPWLGPDILDTLHELSKEQVEYVLSAPIGFVSDHLEVLYDLDIEAEAVASELDMRLMRIESLNSDPAFMAVLSDVVRDRAGELKAGRP, from the coding sequence TTGACAACACAAATCGGCGTTCTGGTTATGTCCTACGGTACTCCTGAAAGCCTGGAGGACGTTGAGTCTTATTATACGCATATCCGGCGCGGCAATCCGCCATCGGCGGAACAGCTGAAAGAACTGAAGGACCGCTATGAAGCCATCGCCTGCGGAATATTCCCGCTGCGGGAAAATACGGACCGTCAGGTACAGGCGCTGCAGGACGCGCTAGGCCGAGATAATAAGGACAAGGATATCGAATATATTTGCTTCCAGGGTCTTAAGCACGCCCGTCCTTTCATCGAGGATGGAGTGGAGCGGATGGCGGAGAGCGGCATAAGGCAGGCAATAGGCATCGTGCTCGCTCCGCATTATTCCGTCATGAGTGTCGGAGGCTATATTAAACGGGCCCAAGAAAAAGCGGAAAGCTGCGGCATTCAAATGGCATTTGTAGAAAGCTACCATCTTCATCCCAAGCTTATCGAAGCGCTTAGCCGCCGCGTATCCGCAAAGCTGGACCAGTACGAGGAGGCGGGAGCGAACCGGGAAGACGTTCGAGTGCTCTTCAGCGCCCACAGCTTGCCGGAGCGGATTCTCTCCATGGGCGATCCATACCGGGACCAACTGCTGGAGACTTCCAAGGCGGTTGCGGAGCAAACCGGAGTTACCTCGTGGCAGTTTACCTGGCAGAGCGCCGGGAGAACGGCGGAGCCCTGGCTTGGGCCGGATATTCTGGATACGCTCCACGAGCTGAGCAAAGAGCAGGTGGAATACGTGCTGTCCGCCCCGATCGGATTTGTATCCGACCATCTTGAGGTGCTGTACGATCTGGATATTGAAGCAGAGGCTGTTGCGTCCGAGCTGGATATGCGTCTGATGCGGATTGAATCGCTGAACAGCGACCCGGCTTTCATGGCGGTGCTGAGCGATGTGGTGCGGGACCGGGCCGGAGAACTGAAGGCGGGACGCCCATGA